A genomic window from Lentibacter algarum includes:
- a CDS encoding glycosyltransferase, whose amino-acid sequence MNQRLKVLILADECNPEWPSLPIVGYKYAREIAQHCDVTIATHVRNRENIEKAADGLDVVYLDTEYIAAPMFKLARWLRGGEEVAWSTSMIMNYLPYLAFEREVWKHFKPALKAGDFDLVHRITPMSPTLPSYIAHKLKLPFLIGPLNGNLDWPKAFQAEQAREKEKLRGLRNLYKFLPFARSTYDRAAAVLTAFEHTRADLTRVEDAQIVMVPEIGFDPAIFHADGTKPAGQRGTERKMHFLYAGRLVPYKLPELPIRAFAASAALRGHHLHILGSGPEEERMRAVIAEFGLHDCVTLEGRKTQVEVAELMRKCDGFIFPSIRELGAGVVIEAMACGMHCLVADYGAPGALAAAGRGDAVPIAPLEEMVEGFTAALERCVAEPAYMEACALRGQAYAEGAFTWAQKGVHAEALYRAVLAGEDLRRFNFS is encoded by the coding sequence ATGAACCAGCGTTTAAAAGTTCTGATCCTAGCGGATGAATGCAACCCCGAGTGGCCGTCATTGCCCATTGTCGGTTATAAATATGCCCGCGAGATTGCCCAGCACTGTGATGTGACCATCGCGACCCATGTGCGCAACCGCGAGAATATTGAAAAGGCCGCAGATGGGCTTGATGTGGTCTATCTCGACACTGAGTATATAGCGGCTCCGATGTTCAAACTGGCGCGCTGGCTCCGTGGTGGTGAGGAGGTGGCTTGGTCGACCTCTATGATAATGAACTACCTGCCCTATCTCGCCTTTGAGCGGGAGGTTTGGAAGCATTTTAAGCCCGCTCTTAAAGCTGGCGACTTTGATCTCGTGCACCGTATCACGCCGATGTCTCCGACCTTGCCGAGCTATATTGCGCACAAGCTCAAGCTTCCCTTTTTGATTGGTCCGCTCAACGGCAATTTGGACTGGCCCAAGGCCTTTCAAGCCGAGCAGGCACGTGAAAAGGAAAAGCTGCGCGGGCTGCGCAACCTCTACAAGTTTCTTCCTTTTGCGCGCTCGACCTATGATCGGGCGGCAGCGGTTCTGACAGCCTTTGAGCATACTCGGGCTGATCTCACGCGTGTTGAAGACGCGCAGATTGTTATGGTCCCTGAAATCGGCTTTGACCCTGCTATCTTTCACGCCGACGGCACCAAACCAGCAGGCCAACGCGGGACGGAGAGAAAAATGCATTTTCTCTATGCGGGCCGCCTTGTGCCATACAAGCTGCCCGAACTGCCGATCCGTGCTTTTGCGGCTTCAGCCGCTTTGCGGGGGCACCATCTGCACATTCTGGGAAGCGGCCCCGAGGAAGAGCGTATGCGCGCTGTGATCGCAGAATTCGGGCTGCACGACTGTGTGACACTGGAAGGGCGCAAAACACAGGTCGAGGTGGCGGAGCTCATGCGCAAGTGTGATGGGTTTATCTTTCCGTCGATCCGCGAGCTTGGCGCGGGGGTCGTAATCGAGGCCATGGCCTGCGGGATGCATTGCCTTGTGGCGGACTACGGCGCGCCTGGGGCCCTGGCCGCAGCGGGGCGCGGGGACGCTGTTCCGATCGCTCCGCTGGAGGAAATGGTGGAAGGCTTCACCGCAGCTTTGGAGCGGTGTGTCGCAGAGCCTGCTTACATGGAGGCCTGTGCGTTGCGGGGGCAGGCTTACGCGGAAGGCGCTTTTACTTGGGCGCAAAAAGGCGTGCACGCCGAGGCGCTGTATCGCGCTGTCCTTGCAGGGGAAGACCTGCGTCGCTTCAATTTTTCTTGA
- a CDS encoding serine acetyltransferase has product MSSIHPDDINVSASTADWSRETVQSFWDPGRKLLRAIRRYQSLKAKGSVLASLLAKYWVLNHGFWSLITQSEIHLTTQIGGGLRLTHPTGIIIHPEAKVGPNCMIFHQVTLAGAVTLGGHVDVGAGAKLIGPLTVGDHVVIGANAVVTKDIPSNVTVAGIPAKII; this is encoded by the coding sequence ATGAGTTCCATTCACCCAGATGACATCAATGTGTCCGCCTCAACCGCAGATTGGAGCCGTGAAACAGTTCAGTCATTCTGGGATCCGGGCCGCAAGCTTTTGCGCGCCATTCGCCGCTATCAATCCCTCAAGGCAAAAGGCAGTGTGCTCGCCAGCCTTTTGGCAAAATACTGGGTCCTTAATCATGGCTTTTGGTCGCTGATCACGCAAAGCGAAATTCACCTTACAACTCAAATCGGCGGCGGCCTGCGCCTCACCCACCCCACAGGGATCATCATTCATCCCGAAGCGAAGGTCGGCCCAAATTGTATGATCTTTCATCAAGTCACACTCGCTGGCGCCGTGACGCTTGGCGGTCATGTCGATGTCGGCGCAGGGGCGAAACTCATTGGTCCCCTCACTGTGGGTGATCATGTGGTGATCGGCGCCAATGCTGTGGTGACAAAAGATATCCCGTCAAACGTCACCGTCGCAGGCATCCCCGCCAAAATTATCTAA
- a CDS encoding calcium-binding protein has protein sequence MILRVWAVVLVSLLALPATLEARDAKLYIFGNSLINHLEGGDETTVPYWLAQMAKASGHDFAADGQWGFLRDFVREGEPISNWSFKGVKPAWNRDRTRFAEAELTAVMVNPANFIQYQWPDVPYDGDNPDGASPLSTLLKLMDEKVGARPLLIYEGWAEMAGVAGRFPPRARDLKKYHAFNMGDYHDWYVKLAEQTRAARPDADVRLVPVAHLLSQVLSEEPLNGVPVEDLYLDDAPHGAPTLYYLAAMAVYPALYGEAAPSSMALPESIHPLLRDNLAMVSARLFELAEGREAAAITPAIVQAPKMQPAAFDAPAGQLENPSLALGLDGVSDWSTQHPFLNIMKTARPWVGHVGDQWGAIQMDDLAQRGLLDAHGYPTRIPAEASKLESFVLTDQPEEATDMAARYRIRWKGEGKLTVSGRGQTARTSESENEIWLSYSPGEGLVAVGIESTDPNGTGNYIRDIEIVREDHIPLYDAGVIFNPAWIARIENARSLRFMDWMLTNGSPVESWDERPREAHFSYAWRGVPAEVIIRLSNIVGADPWICMPHAANDAYMRQFAELTRATLDPRLKAYVEFSNELWNHIFPQTKWAVDKARQRWNVEGDAWMQYAGLRSAEVMGIWSEVYGNSASERLVRVMGVHTGWAGLEEPFLEAPLAVAEGLAAPKESFDAYAVSGYFGFDLGLEEEGLPQVRQIVAKSIAKAEEVGRKKGLQRKALEAEIEPIKFDLAYPEVAELLWNGSFKELTEVFWPYHAELASKLGMQLVMYEGGTHVTPHGEALNDEELVAFFTSFNYDDEVGKLYDELLRRWRNVGGQLFNAFVDVAPATKYGSWGALRHLQDDNPRWDALMAANAIQPELPQRAAGSFLNRVMLYGGQGPDRLIGTPEEDALVGGPGDDFMVSGGGADHFNGGAGRDIVELPGRSEEYQIFAKGGLVYAQRGPDVSYLRDIETLYFAGEPTRKFTLAIQ, from the coding sequence ATGATTTTACGAGTTTGGGCTGTTGTGCTGGTGTCGCTATTGGCTTTGCCTGCCACGCTAGAGGCGAGAGACGCAAAGCTCTATATTTTTGGCAATTCCTTGATCAATCACCTCGAGGGCGGAGACGAGACGACTGTGCCCTACTGGTTGGCGCAAATGGCCAAGGCTTCTGGGCATGACTTTGCCGCAGACGGGCAATGGGGCTTTTTGCGTGACTTCGTTCGCGAAGGAGAGCCGATCTCGAACTGGTCGTTCAAGGGGGTCAAACCCGCGTGGAACCGTGACAGAACCCGCTTTGCTGAGGCGGAGTTGACGGCCGTTATGGTCAATCCTGCGAACTTTATTCAATATCAGTGGCCGGATGTGCCCTATGATGGCGACAATCCCGATGGCGCTTCTCCTCTGTCTACATTGCTGAAACTTATGGATGAAAAGGTCGGGGCGCGGCCTTTGCTGATTTATGAAGGCTGGGCCGAGATGGCGGGGGTTGCCGGACGGTTTCCGCCACGGGCGCGTGATTTGAAGAAGTATCACGCCTTTAATATGGGCGACTATCACGACTGGTATGTAAAACTGGCGGAACAGACCCGCGCAGCGCGCCCTGATGCGGATGTCAGGCTTGTGCCTGTGGCGCATCTCTTGAGCCAAGTCTTGTCAGAAGAGCCGCTGAATGGGGTTCCCGTAGAAGACCTCTACCTTGATGACGCGCCTCACGGTGCGCCGACGCTCTATTATTTAGCGGCGATGGCCGTTTATCCAGCCCTGTATGGTGAGGCGGCTCCCAGCTCTATGGCGCTACCTGAGAGCATTCACCCGCTTTTGCGGGACAATCTGGCTATGGTCTCTGCGCGCCTCTTTGAGCTCGCTGAGGGGCGCGAGGCGGCAGCGATCACGCCAGCCATCGTGCAAGCGCCCAAAATGCAACCCGCAGCTTTTGATGCGCCCGCAGGTCAGCTTGAAAACCCGTCGCTTGCGCTCGGCCTTGACGGTGTCTCAGACTGGTCAACTCAACACCCGTTTCTGAATATTATGAAGACAGCGCGCCCGTGGGTTGGACATGTCGGCGATCAATGGGGTGCGATCCAGATGGATGATCTGGCCCAGCGTGGCCTTTTGGATGCGCATGGGTATCCGACACGTATTCCCGCCGAGGCGAGCAAGCTTGAGAGTTTTGTTCTGACAGATCAGCCCGAAGAGGCAACAGATATGGCGGCGCGCTATCGCATTCGTTGGAAAGGGGAGGGCAAGCTGACCGTATCAGGCCGTGGCCAAACAGCGCGCACAAGCGAAAGTGAAAACGAAATATGGTTGTCCTATAGCCCCGGTGAGGGGCTTGTTGCCGTGGGCATAGAGAGCACTGATCCGAACGGCACAGGCAATTATATCCGCGATATCGAGATCGTGCGGGAAGACCATATCCCGCTTTACGATGCAGGCGTGATCTTTAACCCTGCGTGGATCGCGCGCATCGAGAATGCGCGATCACTCAGGTTTATGGACTGGATGCTAACCAACGGCTCTCCTGTGGAGAGCTGGGACGAGCGTCCAAGAGAGGCGCATTTTTCTTATGCTTGGCGGGGTGTCCCTGCAGAAGTTATCATCCGCCTATCCAATATTGTGGGTGCGGACCCTTGGATTTGTATGCCCCACGCGGCCAATGACGCCTACATGCGGCAATTTGCAGAGCTCACGCGCGCTACGCTTGATCCGCGTTTGAAGGCTTATGTCGAATTCTCCAACGAGCTTTGGAACCATATTTTTCCTCAAACCAAATGGGCCGTTGATAAGGCGCGCCAGCGCTGGAATGTGGAGGGCGATGCTTGGATGCAATACGCAGGGCTGCGCTCAGCGGAAGTTATGGGTATTTGGTCTGAAGTGTATGGCAACTCGGCCTCCGAGCGCTTGGTGCGTGTTATGGGTGTTCACACGGGCTGGGCAGGTCTTGAAGAGCCATTTCTGGAAGCACCCTTGGCTGTGGCCGAGGGGTTGGCCGCGCCGAAAGAGAGCTTTGATGCCTATGCCGTCTCTGGCTATTTCGGCTTTGATCTTGGATTAGAAGAAGAGGGTCTGCCGCAAGTGCGTCAGATTGTGGCAAAATCCATCGCCAAGGCTGAGGAAGTCGGCCGCAAGAAGGGCTTGCAGCGCAAAGCGCTTGAGGCCGAGATTGAACCTATAAAATTTGATCTGGCATATCCTGAGGTGGCAGAGCTTCTCTGGAACGGGTCGTTCAAGGAGCTGACCGAGGTCTTCTGGCCGTATCATGCCGAGCTTGCGAGCAAACTGGGGATGCAGTTGGTGATGTATGAAGGGGGCACACATGTGACGCCACATGGCGAGGCGCTCAATGATGAAGAGCTCGTCGCATTTTTTACCTCGTTCAATTACGATGACGAAGTCGGCAAGCTCTATGACGAGCTTCTGCGCCGCTGGCGCAATGTGGGCGGACAGCTTTTCAACGCGTTTGTGGATGTCGCGCCAGCAACGAAATACGGCAGCTGGGGTGCTCTGCGCCATTTGCAGGACGACAATCCGCGTTGGGACGCTCTTATGGCAGCCAACGCGATCCAGCCAGAGTTGCCGCAGCGCGCCGCGGGCAGCTTTCTCAACAGGGTCATGCTATATGGGGGGCAGGGGCCTGATAGGTTGATCGGCACACCCGAAGAAGACGCGCTCGTTGGGGGGCCGGGAGATGACTTTATGGTTTCGGGGGGCGGTGCGGACCACTTCAATGGTGGTGCAGGCCGTGACATTGTTGAGCTTCCGGGGCGTTCGGAAGAGTATCAGATTTTTGCCAAAGGCGGGCTTGTCTACGCGCAGCGTGGGCCGGATGTGAGCTATCTGCGTGACATTGAAACGCTTTATTTTGCGGGAGAGCCGACGAGAAAATTCACACTTGCGATACAGTGA
- the epsE gene encoding exopolysaccharide biosynthesis GT4 family glycosyltransferase EpsE, with protein MQTRVSILGAIALNPVLILLTRKRRILQNISQVPEKIGILIPQFPGQTHIFFWREILELQNMGVNVTLFSTLPPPRGLISHRWSEEAMARTEYLVDKDPINAALALLRFPWGTLRHDLGQEPREFLKDILLSLPAARRLARACKHAGITHVHAHSARRAATICALAKVIWGLEYSLTLHGPMSDYGPGQGFKWRHARFGTVITQKLRRELEATIGHDLPEQVYLQPMGVDTNEMSRAEPYSPPAVGGPLKLFSCGRLNIVKGHQDLMDAVKLLRDRGIDAKLEIAGQDDAGGSGYFGELCRKRDALGLQEHVTLLGAIDAAAVQQKLLETHIFVLASWHEPLGVAYMEAMSCAVPTIGTDAGGVPELITHNHDGILVPPKAPEALAEAIEALAADPQKLMALSDAGRATIVKSFSSKRGADTLLEGMRN; from the coding sequence GTGCAAACTCGTGTGAGTATTTTAGGCGCAATCGCGCTGAACCCTGTTCTGATTCTGCTGACGAGAAAGCGGCGCATTTTGCAAAACATCTCACAAGTTCCTGAAAAAATTGGCATCCTCATACCCCAGTTTCCGGGTCAAACCCATATTTTCTTTTGGCGTGAGATCCTTGAACTACAAAATATGGGCGTGAATGTGACGCTTTTCAGTACCTTGCCGCCGCCGAGAGGGCTGATCTCGCACCGCTGGTCTGAGGAGGCGATGGCGCGCACCGAGTATCTTGTCGACAAAGATCCTATAAATGCCGCGCTTGCGCTTTTGCGTTTTCCGTGGGGCACCTTACGGCACGACCTTGGACAAGAGCCGCGCGAATTTTTGAAAGATATTTTGCTCAGCCTCCCTGCTGCGCGCCGCCTTGCGCGCGCTTGCAAGCACGCAGGCATCACCCATGTGCACGCGCACTCCGCGCGCCGCGCCGCCACCATCTGCGCTTTGGCCAAAGTGATCTGGGGGCTGGAGTATTCGCTCACACTTCATGGCCCAATGTCGGACTATGGCCCAGGGCAGGGATTCAAGTGGCGCCATGCGCGCTTTGGGACAGTCATCACCCAGAAACTGCGGCGCGAGCTAGAAGCCACAATTGGACACGACCTGCCCGAGCAGGTTTATTTGCAGCCTATGGGCGTTGACACCAACGAAATGTCGCGTGCTGAGCCCTATTCGCCCCCTGCCGTGGGCGGACCCCTGAAACTTTTCTCCTGTGGGCGGCTCAATATTGTCAAGGGTCATCAAGACCTTATGGACGCCGTGAAGCTTCTGCGGGATCGTGGAATAGACGCCAAGCTTGAGATTGCAGGACAGGACGACGCAGGTGGCAGCGGGTATTTTGGCGAGCTTTGCCGCAAGCGCGACGCGCTCGGGCTACAAGAGCACGTAACCCTACTTGGCGCGATTGATGCGGCGGCAGTGCAGCAAAAACTTCTGGAAACGCATATATTTGTCCTCGCCAGCTGGCACGAGCCTTTGGGTGTGGCCTATATGGAAGCTATGAGCTGTGCTGTGCCCACCATCGGCACAGACGCTGGGGGCGTGCCCGAGCTGATCACCCACAATCACGACGGCATCCTTGTGCCGCCCAAAGCACCAGAGGCGCTCGCCGAAGCCATTGAGGCCCTCGCTGCGGACCCCCAAAAACTCATGGCACTCTCGGATGCGGGACGCGCGACAATTGTGAAAAGCTTCTCGTCAAAGCGCGGTGCAGACACACTGCTTGAGGGAATGAGGAATTAA
- a CDS encoding glycosyltransferase gives MAGLSVILPASNEADEIGACLEALLGSSPKPGYGSGSIPVPMPIEVIVVANGCSDSTADIARSYAPAFKGMGWDFQVLDLPHGGKMSALNAGDAVAHHRARAYLDADVRIGKPLLDQLARVLQTDKPVYASGDCLIAPPESFATRSYARLYARVPFMTMGVPGCGLFGVSAAGRRRWGQFPDIISDDTFVRLSFAPSERLKLRSAYVWPLVEGFSNLVRVRKRQNAGVAEIAALFPDLARNDDKPRLGLAKIGSLALRDPVGFAVYGAVALLTRFGPDPKDWSRGR, from the coding sequence ATGGCAGGGCTTTCTGTGATATTGCCCGCGAGCAATGAAGCCGATGAGATCGGCGCTTGCCTTGAGGCGCTACTCGGCTCCTCACCGAAGCCTGGATACGGCTCTGGCTCTATTCCAGTTCCGATGCCGATCGAGGTGATCGTTGTGGCCAATGGCTGCTCGGACAGCACAGCCGACATAGCGCGCAGCTATGCGCCCGCGTTCAAGGGGATGGGCTGGGATTTTCAGGTTCTGGATTTGCCTCATGGCGGTAAGATGTCTGCGCTCAACGCAGGCGATGCAGTCGCACACCACCGCGCACGCGCCTATCTCGACGCTGACGTGCGCATTGGCAAGCCACTATTGGACCAGCTTGCGCGGGTTTTGCAAACTGACAAGCCTGTTTACGCCAGTGGTGACTGTCTCATTGCGCCACCTGAGAGCTTTGCGACGCGCTCTTATGCGCGCCTCTATGCCCGCGTGCCCTTTATGACAATGGGTGTTCCGGGGTGTGGGCTCTTTGGTGTCAGCGCAGCAGGCCGCAGACGCTGGGGGCAATTCCCTGATATTATTTCGGATGATACCTTCGTGCGGCTCAGCTTTGCACCCTCAGAGCGGCTCAAGCTGCGCAGCGCCTATGTCTGGCCACTTGTGGAGGGCTTTAGCAATCTTGTGCGCGTGCGCAAACGTCAGAATGCAGGGGTTGCCGAAATCGCCGCCCTCTTTCCTGATTTGGCCCGTAATGATGACAAGCCGCGCCTCGGCCTTGCCAAAATCGGCAGCTTGGCGCTGCGTGATCCTGTTGGCTTTGCCGTCTATGGCGCTGTCGCGCTGTTGACCCGTTTTGGACCTGATCCGAAAGACTGGAGTCGCGGCCGATGA
- a CDS encoding oligosaccharide flippase family protein, whose protein sequence is MSLLARLLTGEALVARILRGAGLTVFGFGWSQAMRLLSNLVLTRLLFPEAFGLMALITVFLMGLNMFSDVGVAPAILQSKRGDERDFLDTAWTIQVARGVLLWLTACALAWPISLFYGVPDLLYMLPVAALTLVIAGFNPTRYHEANRHLRMGRITVIDMISQLIGVLTAIVLAYALHSVWALILSGIIGAIAELLIYGAFLPGERNRFRWEKPAASELINFGKWIFLATVAGFVINQSSKLILGKYLPLDQFGIYNIGYFLASFPLLLGMVLVNRMLIPIYREWPPKDSAANFAYLRKMRFMVSLALFVLVAVIGLTGVWLVDLLYDPRYGQAGAITVMVALMQLPALIALTYDQAALAAGDSKRFFVLAGSKAVLMVLCLSIGLQLDGLSGAIIGQGAAMVLAYPVVVWLSKQTGAWDALHDGVLAVLGLLLVALCYMVNRDAIDALIAIGS, encoded by the coding sequence ATGAGCCTTCTGGCGCGCCTTCTCACAGGCGAAGCTCTGGTCGCGCGGATTTTGCGCGGAGCTGGGCTGACGGTCTTTGGCTTTGGCTGGTCACAGGCCATGCGGCTCTTGTCCAACCTTGTTCTCACACGGCTTCTCTTCCCCGAAGCCTTTGGTCTCATGGCGTTGATCACGGTTTTCCTCATGGGGCTCAATATGTTCTCGGATGTTGGCGTTGCGCCTGCGATCCTTCAGTCAAAGCGCGGCGATGAACGCGATTTTCTAGACACAGCTTGGACCATTCAAGTCGCCCGTGGCGTTTTGCTGTGGCTTACCGCCTGTGCGCTGGCTTGGCCAATCTCGCTGTTTTATGGGGTGCCTGACCTGCTTTATATGCTGCCTGTCGCAGCGCTAACCCTTGTCATCGCGGGGTTCAACCCGACCCGGTATCATGAGGCCAACAGGCACTTGAGGATGGGGCGGATCACCGTCATCGATATGATCAGCCAGCTGATTGGCGTGCTTACAGCAATTGTTCTTGCCTATGCACTGCACTCTGTCTGGGCGCTGATCCTTTCAGGCATCATTGGCGCAATCGCGGAGCTTTTGATTTATGGCGCGTTTCTCCCAGGGGAGCGCAACCGCTTCCGTTGGGAAAAACCGGCTGCCAGCGAGCTGATCAACTTTGGTAAATGGATATTCCTTGCCACCGTTGCAGGCTTTGTCATCAACCAATCCAGCAAGCTGATACTTGGCAAATATCTCCCGCTTGATCAGTTTGGCATCTATAACATCGGATATTTTCTCGCTTCTTTCCCGCTGCTTTTGGGGATGGTTCTGGTCAATCGGATGCTTATCCCGATCTATCGAGAGTGGCCGCCGAAGGACAGTGCTGCAAATTTTGCTTACCTGCGCAAAATGCGTTTCATGGTTTCGCTAGCGCTGTTTGTCCTTGTCGCAGTGATCGGCCTTACAGGAGTCTGGCTTGTCGATCTGCTCTATGATCCGCGCTATGGGCAAGCGGGTGCGATCACTGTGATGGTCGCACTCATGCAGCTGCCTGCGCTGATTGCATTGACCTATGATCAGGCCGCCCTTGCCGCAGGCGACAGCAAACGCTTCTTTGTGCTCGCAGGGTCAAAGGCTGTTCTCATGGTGCTTTGCCTCTCCATTGGCCTTCAGTTGGATGGCCTATCCGGCGCAATCATAGGGCAGGGGGCTGCAATGGTTTTAGCCTATCCTGTGGTGGTCTGGCTCTCCAAGCAGACAGGTGCATGGGATGCGCTCCATGACGGCGTTCTCGCGGTCTTGGGGCTCTTGTTGGTGGCGCTCTGTTACATGGTCAACCGCGACGCCATCGATGCTTTGATAGCAATTGGTTCCTAA